In Arthrobacter sp. CDRTa11, one DNA window encodes the following:
- a CDS encoding GNAT family N-acetyltransferase, with protein sequence MWAVLEPVIRAGETFTWDRDTPEDDARERWFKEPPGQAFVAVTPDGVVIGTGELHPNQGGPGSHVANAGYMVHGDHGGKGVARALCTYSLEAARSAGFRAMQFNAVVESNVRAVAAWQGMGFEILATIPEAFHHPALGYVGLHVMYRRL encoded by the coding sequence ATGTGGGCCGTGCTGGAGCCGGTGATCAGGGCAGGCGAGACCTTCACCTGGGACCGGGACACGCCTGAGGATGATGCCAGGGAGCGCTGGTTCAAGGAGCCGCCGGGCCAGGCCTTTGTGGCGGTAACTCCCGACGGCGTGGTGATCGGTACCGGCGAGCTGCACCCCAACCAGGGCGGCCCCGGAAGCCATGTTGCCAATGCCGGGTACATGGTTCACGGCGATCACGGCGGCAAGGGGGTTGCGCGGGCTCTGTGCACCTACTCCCTGGAAGCAGCGCGGAGCGCCGGGTTCCGGGCCATGCAGTTCAACGCCGTGGTGGAAAGCAACGTCAGGGCCGTAGCCGCGTGGCAGGGGATGGGCTTCGAAATCCTGGCTACCATCCCCGAAGCCTTCCACCACCCCGCTTTGGGGTACGTCGGGCTGCATGTGATGTACCGCAGGCTTTAG
- the mshA gene encoding D-inositol-3-phosphate glycosyltransferase, whose amino-acid sequence MTLIRRVAMLSLHTSPMEQPGSGDAGGMNVYVRELASALAELGVEVEIFTRSTSARQPAVEHPAPGVCVHNVLAGPRQKIPKEELPALLHHFVAEIEQIRQRQLHGRYDVIHSHYWVSGIAGLELSELWGVPLVHTMHTMAKVKNLLLESGEQPEPRRREVGEQRIVDGSERLIANTSAEAAELVSHYNADFEQIDIAPPGVDLSTFTPAFRSRSRAERGVPAETFHLVFAGRIQRLKGPQILLKAAALLRSRRPGIDLRLTILGALSGNKDFNLRHLIADAGMEDVVTHLPPVGAAELAAWFRSADVVVMPSYSESFGLVALEAQACGTPVVATRVGGLSRAICHGRTGLLVKGHHAADWADALEALYDDPATREDMGRAAAIRAENSGWQRTAAITLESYHAAVDNHLGRRLIPAVQAP is encoded by the coding sequence ATGACACTGATCCGCAGGGTCGCGATGCTCTCCCTCCACACGTCCCCCATGGAGCAGCCGGGCTCAGGGGACGCCGGTGGAATGAACGTCTATGTCCGGGAGCTGGCATCAGCGCTTGCCGAGCTCGGTGTGGAGGTGGAAATCTTCACCCGCTCCACGTCAGCCCGGCAGCCCGCCGTCGAACATCCCGCCCCCGGCGTATGCGTCCACAACGTTCTCGCCGGGCCGCGGCAGAAAATCCCGAAAGAGGAGCTCCCAGCGCTGCTGCACCATTTCGTTGCCGAGATCGAGCAGATCCGCCAGCGCCAGCTGCACGGCCGGTACGACGTCATCCACTCGCATTATTGGGTGTCCGGAATCGCGGGCCTGGAGCTGTCCGAGCTCTGGGGCGTGCCGCTGGTCCACACCATGCACACCATGGCCAAGGTCAAGAATCTGTTGCTCGAGTCGGGGGAACAGCCGGAGCCGCGGCGCCGTGAGGTAGGCGAGCAGCGTATCGTGGACGGTTCCGAACGGCTGATCGCCAACACCAGTGCCGAGGCAGCCGAACTGGTGTCGCACTACAACGCGGATTTCGAGCAGATCGACATCGCGCCGCCAGGAGTGGACCTGAGCACCTTCACGCCTGCGTTCCGTTCGCGGTCGCGGGCAGAGCGCGGCGTACCGGCGGAAACATTCCACCTGGTGTTCGCCGGCCGCATCCAGAGGCTGAAGGGCCCGCAGATACTGCTCAAGGCAGCTGCCCTGCTGCGGTCCCGGCGCCCCGGGATCGATCTTCGGCTTACCATCCTTGGCGCGCTGAGCGGCAACAAGGATTTCAACCTCCGGCACCTGATCGCGGACGCCGGAATGGAAGACGTTGTGACGCATCTTCCGCCTGTGGGGGCAGCGGAGCTGGCGGCCTGGTTCAGGTCAGCAGACGTAGTGGTCATGCCGTCCTACAGCGAGTCATTCGGGCTGGTCGCGCTGGAGGCACAGGCCTGCGGGACGCCCGTGGTGGCCACCCGGGTGGGCGGACTTTCGCGGGCTATCTGCCACGGCCGGACCGGCCTGCTGGTGAAAGGCCACCACGCCGCGGACTGGGCCGATGCACTCGAAGCCCTGTACGACGATCCGGCCACCCGTGAGGACATGGGGCGGGCCGCCGCCATCAGGGCGGAGAACTCAGGCTGGCAGCGCACCGCCGCCATTACGCTCGAAAGCTACCATGCCGCCGTCGACAACCATTTGGGCCGCCGGCTGATCCCGGCGGTCCAGGCCCCCTGA
- a CDS encoding formate--tetrahydrofolate ligase, whose protein sequence is MSERMTLSDLDIARQASIRPIEDIAAAAGINSGALELYGRFKAKIDPARLDAPAPAGKVVLVSAMSPTPAGEGKSTTTVGLADSLARAGHKVMIALREPSLGPILGMKGGATGGGYSQVLPMDEINLHFTGDFHAVTSANNALMALVDNHIYQGNELNIDPRRMTFKRVLDMNDRSLREIIIGLGGPTQGVPRQDGFDITVASEIMAVFCLATDLADLRRRLGLITFGYTYDRSPVTVADLGVEGALALLLKEAIKPNLVQTIAGTPALVHGGPFANIAHGCNSLIATQTARRLADIVVTEAGFGADLGAEKYMDIKARVADVAPSAVVVVATVRALKMQGGVAADRLKEPDLEALLAGIDNLRRHVHNVAKFGVTPVVAINRFATDTQEELDWLLEWCAAEGVLAAVADVWGRGGGGDGGDELAAIVAKVVAEPNGFKHLYPLDLPVEDKIARIAREIYGADGVEFSVPAQKRLADIRKNGWGGLPVCMAKTQYSFSDDASRLGAPSGFTIHVRDLIPKTGAGFIVALTGAVMTMPGLPPVPAAMRMDVDDAGNPVGLS, encoded by the coding sequence ATGTCTGAACGGATGACCCTCAGCGACCTCGACATTGCCAGGCAGGCCAGCATCAGGCCCATCGAAGACATCGCGGCGGCTGCCGGCATCAACTCCGGGGCGCTTGAGCTGTATGGCAGGTTCAAGGCAAAGATTGACCCGGCACGGCTGGACGCCCCGGCCCCCGCAGGAAAGGTGGTGCTGGTTTCGGCCATGTCCCCTACCCCCGCCGGCGAAGGGAAATCCACCACAACGGTTGGCTTGGCTGATTCGCTGGCGCGGGCCGGCCACAAGGTGATGATTGCGCTGCGGGAACCGTCACTGGGGCCGATCCTGGGCATGAAGGGCGGTGCCACCGGCGGCGGCTATTCCCAGGTTCTTCCCATGGATGAGATCAACCTGCACTTCACGGGCGACTTCCATGCCGTGACCTCCGCGAACAATGCGCTGATGGCGCTCGTGGACAACCACATCTACCAGGGCAACGAGCTGAACATAGATCCGCGGCGGATGACTTTTAAGCGGGTCCTGGACATGAACGACAGGTCGCTGCGGGAAATCATCATCGGGCTGGGCGGGCCAACCCAGGGAGTCCCCCGGCAGGACGGGTTCGACATCACCGTAGCCTCGGAGATCATGGCGGTGTTCTGCCTGGCCACCGACCTGGCGGACCTCCGCAGGCGCCTGGGCCTGATTACGTTCGGCTACACGTATGACCGTTCGCCTGTCACGGTAGCTGACCTGGGCGTCGAGGGTGCGCTGGCGCTGCTCCTCAAGGAAGCCATCAAGCCCAACCTGGTGCAGACCATCGCCGGTACCCCGGCGCTGGTCCACGGCGGGCCGTTCGCCAACATCGCGCACGGCTGCAATTCCCTCATTGCCACGCAGACAGCACGGCGGCTTGCCGACATTGTGGTGACCGAGGCCGGGTTTGGCGCAGACCTGGGTGCGGAGAAGTACATGGACATTAAGGCGCGCGTAGCGGATGTGGCGCCGTCCGCCGTCGTGGTGGTGGCCACCGTGAGGGCTCTGAAGATGCAGGGCGGCGTGGCTGCGGACAGGCTCAAGGAACCGGACCTCGAGGCGCTTCTCGCCGGCATTGATAATCTTCGCCGCCATGTCCACAACGTGGCGAAGTTCGGGGTGACACCCGTGGTGGCCATCAACAGGTTCGCCACGGACACACAGGAGGAGCTCGACTGGCTTCTCGAGTGGTGCGCCGCCGAGGGTGTCCTGGCGGCGGTTGCGGATGTGTGGGGACGCGGCGGCGGCGGGGACGGCGGCGATGAACTGGCAGCCATAGTCGCCAAGGTGGTTGCCGAACCCAACGGCTTCAAACACCTGTACCCGCTGGACCTGCCGGTGGAGGACAAGATTGCTCGAATTGCCCGTGAGATATACGGCGCGGACGGGGTGGAGTTCTCGGTCCCGGCTCAGAAACGGCTGGCGGACATCCGAAAAAACGGCTGGGGCGGACTGCCGGTCTGCATGGCCAAGACCCAGTATTCCTTCAGCGACGACGCTTCCCGGCTTGGTGCGCCCAGCGGCTTCACCATCCATGTGCGCGACCTCATCCCCAAGACCGGCGCCGGGTTCATCGTGGCCCTGACCGGAGCCGTGATGACCATGCCAGGCCTGCCGCCTGTCCCGGCGGCGATGCGGATGGACGTGGACGACGCCGGCAACCCCGTCGGCCTCTCCTGA
- a CDS encoding 6-phospho-beta-glucosidase gives MRLMIAGGGGFRVPLVYRALASPAFAGTVSELVLFDVDPARLSAITAVLKSMPDADNGALRPTVRTTSSLPEALSGAQMVFAAIRPGGTAGRVADERVAQDLGLLGQETTGAGGISYALRTIPEMLSLARQMQEHCPDAWLINFTNPAGMVTEALLPVLGPRVIGICDSAGGLVHRAARAAGITLQEGNLDGVGYYGLNHLGWLYRLESGGRDVLPELLSDANALASFEEGRLFPQPFLAGLGALPNEYLFYYYQRESATAAMRAMAQTRGQSIHDQQSGLYPRLAAAGTDAYRLWDEARRSREEGYLAEARTHGEQRDEDDLAGGGYERVALAVMRALAGGPPEAGQAQLILNTRNSLPPGPEGTGPAAPEPAIPGLPADAVVEVPCTITPDGAVPLPQSAPPEEQLALLRRVKEVEQLTVQAAASGDRTAAVEAFSRHPLVDSAELGAALLAGYESEFPALQRLWRRGPDGQQS, from the coding sequence ATGCGGCTTATGATTGCCGGCGGCGGTGGATTCCGCGTCCCGCTGGTCTACCGGGCGCTGGCCTCCCCCGCCTTTGCGGGCACGGTCAGCGAACTGGTGCTGTTCGACGTCGATCCTGCCCGACTGAGTGCCATCACAGCCGTTCTGAAGTCCATGCCCGACGCCGACAACGGGGCTTTGAGGCCTACCGTCCGTACAACGTCATCCCTCCCCGAGGCGCTCTCCGGAGCACAGATGGTCTTCGCCGCGATCCGTCCCGGCGGTACGGCCGGCCGGGTGGCCGATGAGCGCGTGGCCCAGGACCTTGGCCTGCTGGGGCAGGAGACCACCGGCGCGGGCGGCATCTCCTACGCCCTGCGCACCATTCCGGAGATGCTCAGCCTTGCCCGGCAGATGCAGGAACATTGCCCGGACGCCTGGCTCATCAACTTCACCAACCCGGCCGGTATGGTCACCGAGGCCCTGCTGCCTGTCCTCGGCCCAAGAGTCATCGGGATCTGCGACTCGGCAGGCGGGCTGGTCCACCGCGCAGCCCGTGCAGCCGGCATCACCCTGCAGGAGGGAAATCTCGACGGCGTGGGCTACTACGGGCTGAACCACCTGGGCTGGCTTTACCGGCTGGAGTCGGGCGGGCGCGATGTGCTTCCGGAGCTGTTGTCCGACGCCAACGCCCTCGCTTCGTTCGAGGAAGGCCGCCTGTTCCCGCAGCCTTTCCTGGCCGGGCTGGGCGCCCTCCCCAACGAATACCTCTTTTACTACTACCAGCGTGAAAGTGCCACCGCCGCCATGCGCGCCATGGCTCAGACCCGTGGCCAGTCCATCCATGACCAGCAGTCCGGGCTTTACCCACGGCTCGCGGCAGCAGGCACCGACGCCTACCGTCTGTGGGACGAAGCCCGCCGGTCCCGCGAGGAAGGGTACCTGGCCGAGGCCCGCACGCACGGCGAACAGCGCGACGAGGACGACCTCGCCGGCGGCGGGTATGAACGGGTGGCGCTGGCGGTCATGCGGGCCTTGGCCGGCGGCCCGCCCGAGGCGGGCCAGGCCCAGCTGATCCTCAACACACGCAACTCGCTGCCGCCCGGTCCGGAAGGAACTGGCCCGGCCGCTCCGGAACCGGCCATTCCGGGACTGCCTGCCGACGCCGTCGTCGAGGTCCCCTGCACCATAACGCCCGACGGCGCGGTGCCGCTTCCGCAGTCTGCCCCGCCGGAGGAGCAACTCGCGCTGCTTCGCCGGGTCAAGGAGGTGGAACAGCTCACCGTCCAGGCGGCGGCGAGTGGAGACCGGACTGCCGCCGTCGAAGCATTCTCACGGCACCCGCTGGTGGATTCAGCCGAGCTGGGGGCTGCCTTGCTGGCTGGCTATGAAAGCGAGTTCCCGGCCCTGCAGCGGCTGTGGCGCCGTGGGCCTGATGGGCAGCAGTCCTAA
- a CDS encoding carbohydrate kinase family protein: protein MDAIPARRFDPLSAVRTPSDGQFDLILAGTVFQDIIFTGLPHAPEPGTEIWSEGMGSCPGGVANQAIAAARLGLRTGLAAAFGDDGYGDYNWKILASQEHVDLSLSRRIPGWHSPVTVSLSVEKDRSLVTHGHPAPITASDLIGVPPPALAGIAELGLEIEPWAKEAYQAGVKLFGDVGWDPSGEWSPVRLENLQYFHAFLPNQREAMAFTGKDDPWAALYSLADRVPVAVVTLGAQGAMAVDSETGEEEWVPSLPVAAYDPTGAGDCFDAAFIVGSLAGWPLGNRLRFANLCASLAVQEVGGSLAAPGWGDIADWWQRANARRERQSSQWLRRFSFLAEIIQDVPLAAQRRATATIAHLSDA, encoded by the coding sequence ATGGACGCGATCCCCGCCCGCAGATTCGATCCGCTCTCAGCCGTCCGCACGCCGTCGGACGGGCAGTTCGACCTGATCCTGGCCGGTACCGTCTTTCAGGACATCATCTTCACCGGGTTGCCGCACGCCCCGGAACCTGGCACCGAAATCTGGAGCGAGGGAATGGGCAGCTGCCCCGGCGGGGTAGCGAACCAGGCCATTGCCGCCGCCCGGCTGGGCCTCCGGACCGGTTTGGCGGCAGCTTTCGGGGACGACGGCTACGGCGACTACAACTGGAAAATCCTGGCCAGCCAGGAACACGTGGATCTCAGCCTGTCCCGCCGCATCCCGGGCTGGCACTCGCCTGTCACCGTGTCGCTCAGCGTCGAAAAGGACCGCTCGCTGGTGACCCATGGTCACCCCGCCCCCATCACCGCCTCGGACCTGATCGGCGTGCCGCCACCGGCGCTCGCGGGCATCGCCGAGCTGGGGCTTGAGATTGAGCCCTGGGCCAAGGAGGCCTACCAGGCCGGCGTTAAGCTTTTCGGCGACGTGGGATGGGACCCCAGCGGCGAATGGTCACCGGTCCGGCTGGAGAACCTGCAGTACTTCCACGCGTTCCTGCCCAACCAGCGCGAGGCCATGGCGTTCACGGGAAAGGACGACCCCTGGGCCGCGCTGTACTCCCTCGCTGACCGGGTGCCGGTGGCAGTGGTGACGCTCGGCGCCCAGGGGGCAATGGCCGTGGACTCCGAGACTGGGGAGGAGGAGTGGGTACCGTCTCTGCCTGTGGCCGCCTATGATCCCACCGGCGCCGGTGACTGCTTTGACGCCGCGTTCATCGTGGGCAGCCTCGCCGGCTGGCCATTGGGCAACAGGCTCCGTTTTGCGAACCTCTGCGCCTCGCTGGCCGTGCAGGAAGTGGGCGGTTCCTTGGCGGCCCCGGGATGGGGTGACATTGCTGACTGGTGGCAACGGGCCAACGCCAGGCGGGAACGCCAGAGCAGCCAGTGGCTGCGCCGTTTCAGCTTCCTCGCCGAGATCATCCAGGACGTCCCGCTCGCTGCGCAGCGCCGGGCCACGGCCACCATCGCGCATCTCTCCGACGCCTGA
- the tsaD gene encoding tRNA (adenosine(37)-N6)-threonylcarbamoyltransferase complex transferase subunit TsaD, producing the protein MNRSEPLVLGIESSCDETGVGIVRGTKLLTNTVSSSMDEHVRFGGVIPEIASRAHLDAFVPTLRQALSDAHVELDEIDAIAVTSGPGLAGALMVGVCAAKALAVATGKPLYAINHLVAHVGVGLLDGGVSGNGAEAAPRLPENVGALLVSGGHTEILKINSITDDVQLLGSTIDDAAGEAYDKVARILGLGYPGGPAIDKLARTGNAKAIRFPRGLSQPKYMGTAEEPGPHRYDWSFSGLKTAVARCVEQFEARGEAVPVADIAAAFQEAVVDVITSKAVLACRENGITDVLLGGGVAANSRLRELTGQRCASAGIRLHVPPLDLCTDNGAMVAALGAQLVMAGIAPSGIRFAPDSSMPVTEVSLPV; encoded by the coding sequence ATGAACCGCTCAGAGCCCCTCGTGCTGGGCATCGAATCCTCCTGCGACGAGACCGGCGTCGGGATCGTACGGGGCACCAAACTCCTCACCAACACGGTGTCATCCTCAATGGACGAGCACGTCCGTTTTGGCGGGGTGATCCCGGAGATCGCTTCGCGGGCCCACCTTGATGCCTTTGTTCCCACCCTCCGCCAGGCGTTGTCCGACGCCCATGTGGAACTGGACGAGATTGACGCCATTGCCGTTACGTCCGGTCCCGGCCTGGCCGGCGCCCTGATGGTGGGGGTCTGCGCCGCGAAGGCGTTGGCTGTTGCCACCGGAAAGCCGCTTTACGCCATCAACCATCTGGTGGCTCACGTGGGCGTGGGGCTTTTGGACGGCGGAGTATCGGGGAACGGTGCCGAAGCCGCACCCCGGCTCCCGGAAAACGTCGGTGCCCTGCTGGTATCCGGCGGACACACCGAGATCCTGAAGATCAACAGCATTACCGATGACGTGCAGCTCCTTGGCTCCACCATCGACGACGCCGCCGGGGAAGCCTACGACAAAGTGGCGCGCATCCTGGGCCTTGGCTATCCGGGCGGCCCCGCCATCGACAAGCTGGCACGGACGGGCAATGCCAAAGCCATCCGCTTCCCGCGCGGGCTATCCCAGCCGAAGTACATGGGGACGGCCGAGGAGCCAGGACCGCACCGCTACGACTGGTCCTTCAGCGGACTGAAGACGGCAGTGGCGCGCTGCGTGGAGCAGTTCGAGGCCCGCGGGGAAGCCGTCCCGGTAGCCGACATTGCCGCCGCTTTCCAGGAAGCGGTGGTGGACGTCATCACCTCCAAGGCCGTGCTGGCCTGCCGCGAGAACGGAATCACGGACGTCCTGCTGGGCGGGGGAGTGGCCGCAAACTCCAGGCTGCGCGAGCTCACCGGACAGCGCTGCGCGTCGGCCGGGATCAGGCTGCACGTGCCCCCTCTGGACCTCTGCACGGATAACGGAGCCATGGTGGCCGCACTCGGCGCCCAGCTGGTCATGGCCGGGATCGCACCGAGCGGCATCCGCTTCGCGCCGGACTCCTCGATGCCTGTCACCGAGGTTTCACTTCCAGTCTGA
- the rimI gene encoding ribosomal protein S18-alanine N-acetyltransferase: MTLDDVPTVNALEQRLFPNDAWPLQMFFDELSQTTTRRYLVAETTTGIVGYAGLMCIEPIADVQTIAVVPEFEGRGIGSALLTRLIDEARRRGAADVLLEVRSDNPRAQQLYLRFGFEQIHLRRKYYRDGVDALIMRLQLTEPENHRSTEAGQP, encoded by the coding sequence ATGACCCTCGACGACGTGCCCACCGTCAACGCCTTGGAACAGCGGCTGTTCCCGAACGACGCCTGGCCGCTGCAAATGTTCTTCGACGAGCTGTCCCAGACAACAACCCGGCGGTACCTCGTGGCGGAAACCACCACCGGAATCGTGGGCTATGCGGGCCTGATGTGCATTGAGCCCATCGCGGACGTGCAAACGATCGCCGTCGTCCCTGAGTTTGAGGGCCGGGGGATCGGCTCGGCGCTGCTGACCCGGCTCATCGACGAAGCGCGGCGCCGCGGTGCAGCCGACGTCCTGCTGGAGGTCAGGTCGGACAACCCACGCGCCCAGCAGCTTTACCTGCGGTTCGGTTTTGAGCAGATCCATCTCCGCCGGAAGTATTACCGGGACGGCGTCGACGCCCTGATCATGCGGCTCCAGCTCACGGAACCCGAGAACCACCGGTCAACGGAAGCAGGCCAGCCATGA
- the alr gene encoding alanine racemase: MTYPVTTGDFSAAPGSDPLSERSAVVDLEAIRHNVRRLAAAALPAKVMAVVKADAYGHGAVPVARAAMEAGASWLGVAHISEALALRAAGIDAPLLAWLHTTESNFGAAVAAGVDIGCSGWELERIVAAAREQERPARVHLKVDTGLGRNGATLDSWDHLVGEAMEYQDQGLLRVVGIFSHLSVADEPERPETDQQLAAFRDVLAVAEDAGVDPEVRHLANTPATLSRPDTHFDLVRVGLGIYGLSPFEGQTSAELGLRPAMTLRTRVSQCKDVPKGQGVSYGLRYHTSGPSTLALIPMGYADGVPRVATGGPVRVAGRTYPVVGRIAMDQMVIDLGNIGPAGAALLGAEVELFGNGADGGPTADDWARAAGTNNYEIVTRIGPRVPRRFINERAAVEPANGQTNGQAALNGQATVNGQAKP; this comes from the coding sequence GTGACTTACCCCGTAACAACCGGTGACTTCAGCGCGGCCCCAGGATCGGATCCCCTGTCTGAGCGGTCCGCCGTCGTAGATCTGGAAGCCATCCGGCACAACGTCCGCCGGCTGGCCGCTGCCGCCTTGCCCGCCAAGGTCATGGCCGTGGTGAAGGCGGACGCCTACGGGCACGGCGCAGTCCCTGTGGCCAGGGCAGCCATGGAAGCCGGCGCGTCGTGGCTGGGGGTAGCCCACATCTCCGAGGCGCTTGCGCTCCGGGCCGCAGGAATCGACGCCCCCCTGCTGGCCTGGCTGCACACCACGGAAAGCAACTTTGGCGCCGCGGTGGCGGCCGGCGTCGACATCGGGTGTTCCGGCTGGGAGCTGGAGAGGATCGTGGCCGCCGCGCGTGAACAGGAGCGTCCTGCGCGGGTCCATTTGAAGGTGGACACGGGACTGGGACGGAACGGCGCCACCCTCGATTCCTGGGACCACCTCGTCGGAGAAGCCATGGAGTACCAGGACCAGGGGCTGCTGCGTGTCGTGGGAATCTTCTCCCACCTGTCCGTCGCCGATGAACCTGAGCGTCCCGAAACGGACCAGCAGCTCGCCGCGTTCCGTGACGTGCTTGCCGTGGCGGAGGACGCGGGCGTGGACCCTGAAGTGCGCCATCTCGCCAACACCCCGGCCACCTTGTCCCGGCCCGACACACACTTTGACCTGGTCCGCGTCGGACTGGGCATTTACGGCCTCTCGCCCTTCGAAGGCCAGACGTCCGCCGAACTGGGCCTCCGTCCGGCCATGACGCTGCGGACCCGGGTGTCCCAATGCAAGGACGTGCCGAAGGGGCAGGGCGTTTCCTACGGGCTCCGGTACCACACCAGCGGCCCCAGCACCCTGGCGCTCATCCCCATGGGCTACGCGGACGGCGTGCCCCGGGTGGCAACCGGCGGTCCGGTGCGGGTAGCCGGCAGGACCTATCCCGTTGTGGGCCGCATCGCCATGGACCAGATGGTTATCGACCTCGGCAACATCGGCCCGGCAGGGGCGGCGCTCCTGGGTGCCGAAGTGGAACTGTTCGGAAACGGTGCCGACGGCGGTCCGACGGCCGACGACTGGGCGCGGGCAGCAGGCACCAACAACTACGAAATCGTGACCAGGATCGGCCCCCGGGTGCCGCGGCGCTTCATCAACGAACGCGCGGCCGTGGAGCCTGCCAACGGCCAGACTAACGGGCAGGCGGCTCTGAACGGGCAGGCAACCGTGAACGGGCAGGCCAAGCCATGA
- the tsaB gene encoding tRNA (adenosine(37)-N6)-threonylcarbamoyltransferase complex dimerization subunit type 1 TsaB, which translates to MLLLAIDTSAVASAALVSDDALEGVVASFSTEDTRSHAEVLAPGIEELLSSAGVSGRDIDAIVTGVGPGPFTGLRSGIATARTLAFVWDKPLYGLMSLDAVALEVAESTDAAPEFLVVTDARRKEVYWARYSLAAGKLPQLEDGPHVGFAADLPDLPAYGAGAGLYADVLRADPDFIAEQPDALYLGQFALARLAAGGQLLDSTPLYLRESDAQVPGPRKRAL; encoded by the coding sequence ATGCTTCTTCTCGCCATCGACACCTCGGCCGTGGCAAGCGCGGCCCTTGTCTCGGACGACGCCCTCGAAGGCGTGGTGGCCAGCTTCTCCACCGAGGACACCCGCAGCCACGCAGAAGTGCTGGCCCCGGGAATTGAGGAGCTCCTCAGCTCGGCCGGAGTCTCCGGCCGTGACATCGACGCGATCGTGACGGGGGTGGGCCCAGGGCCGTTCACAGGCCTGAGGTCAGGCATTGCCACTGCCCGCACCCTCGCCTTCGTGTGGGACAAACCGCTGTACGGCCTGATGAGCCTGGACGCTGTTGCCTTGGAAGTGGCGGAATCCACTGACGCTGCTCCTGAATTCCTTGTGGTGACGGATGCCCGGCGGAAAGAGGTCTACTGGGCCCGCTACAGCCTGGCGGCAGGAAAGCTGCCGCAGCTGGAAGACGGCCCGCACGTGGGGTTCGCTGCCGACTTGCCGGACCTGCCTGCCTACGGGGCAGGGGCCGGCCTGTACGCCGACGTCCTGCGCGCGGACCCCGACTTCATCGCAGAGCAGCCTGATGCCCTCTACCTTGGCCAGTTTGCCCTGGCACGGCTGGCAGCGGGCGGGCAACTGCTCGATTCAACACCCCTGTACCTGAGGGAGTCCGACGCCCAGGTGCCCGGACCACGGAAGCGGGCGCTGTGA
- the tsaE gene encoding tRNA (adenosine(37)-N6)-threonylcarbamoyltransferase complex ATPase subunit type 1 TsaE: MSVPAPADQPNWELTLTVTTADQTHALGAGLATELEAGDLLVLSGELGAGKTTFTQGLGEGLGVRAGVISPTFVLVRIHPNLPDGPRPGGPDLVHVDAYRLGSASEIDDIDLENTMDSAVTVVEWGRGRVEHLSDNRLEIDLQRAIGLPSQPSQAQARGAGAGSGTLDFDTEDNDEPRTIVLRGFGDRWSAAPALGGALEGTA; this comes from the coding sequence ATGAGCGTGCCGGCGCCCGCTGACCAGCCCAACTGGGAACTGACATTGACCGTGACGACGGCGGACCAGACACATGCGCTCGGTGCTGGCTTGGCCACCGAGTTGGAAGCCGGGGACCTGCTGGTGCTCTCCGGCGAACTGGGTGCGGGGAAGACAACCTTTACGCAGGGGTTGGGGGAAGGGCTGGGGGTGCGTGCCGGGGTCATTTCGCCCACCTTTGTCCTGGTGCGCATCCATCCGAACCTGCCGGACGGTCCACGGCCCGGCGGCCCGGACCTGGTCCACGTGGACGCCTACCGGCTGGGGTCCGCCTCGGAGATTGATGACATTGACCTGGAGAACACCATGGATTCGGCCGTGACGGTGGTGGAGTGGGGACGCGGCCGGGTGGAGCACCTCAGTGATAACCGGCTGGAGATCGATCTCCAGCGCGCCATCGGCCTGCCGTCCCAGCCCAGCCAGGCCCAGGCCAGGGGTGCCGGCGCCGGTAGCGGCACTTTGGACTTTGATACCGAGGACAACGACGAGCCACGCACCATTGTGCTGCGCGGGTTCGGCGACCGCTGGAGTGCCGCGCCGGCCCTCGGCGGAGCCCTGGAAGGGACAGCCTGA